From one Treponema denticola genomic stretch:
- a CDS encoding lipid II:glycine glycyltransferase FemX, whose amino-acid sequence MKEAKLLTIEYKDEFDKVVSHPIQSWAWGDFKESMGAVPERIGFFENGKLVGGLQIIFSKLSKTKYTVGYSAKGIIPDNAKLEIIKETAKKHNAIFIKIEPDVYEPVSSENEVTKSFIETEKYILSNGGVRGKPLFTKYDFHLDINKDCDELLASFHSKTRYNIRLAEKKRVKIVDNTTEKGMEDYIRLMEETTKRQGFFNHNAKYFQNLFKIFPKNSLKILEAVYNEEVLTAWILFNFNGKLYYPYGASGNNHRELMPNNLIMWEAIKYGKNLNCSVFDLWGCLGPNPNTADSWYGFHKFKSGYNPQLVEYIGTFDFVYKPFMYKLFNIANKIRWIILKNKRR is encoded by the coding sequence ATGAAAGAAGCAAAACTCTTGACAATCGAATATAAAGACGAATTCGACAAGGTTGTATCTCATCCCATTCAATCATGGGCATGGGGTGATTTTAAAGAAAGCATGGGAGCTGTTCCTGAAAGGATAGGCTTTTTTGAAAACGGAAAATTAGTAGGCGGCTTGCAAATAATTTTTTCAAAACTATCTAAAACAAAATATACGGTAGGCTATTCGGCAAAGGGTATAATCCCTGATAATGCAAAATTAGAAATTATAAAAGAAACAGCAAAAAAACATAATGCAATTTTTATAAAAATAGAACCCGATGTATACGAACCCGTATCAAGTGAAAATGAAGTTACCAAATCGTTTATCGAAACAGAAAAATATATTTTATCCAATGGAGGAGTCAGAGGAAAACCTTTATTTACAAAATATGACTTTCATCTGGATATAAACAAAGATTGTGACGAGCTTTTAGCTTCTTTTCATTCCAAAACAAGATATAATATCCGCCTTGCCGAAAAAAAAAGAGTAAAAATAGTAGACAATACAACCGAAAAAGGTATGGAAGACTATATAAGGCTGATGGAAGAAACCACAAAAAGACAAGGCTTTTTTAATCATAATGCTAAATATTTTCAAAACTTATTTAAAATATTTCCCAAAAATAGCTTAAAAATACTTGAGGCGGTTTACAATGAAGAAGTTTTAACCGCATGGATTCTATTTAATTTTAACGGTAAACTTTATTACCCTTATGGAGCCTCCGGTAATAATCATCGCGAATTAATGCCCAATAATCTTATAATGTGGGAAGCAATCAAATACGGAAAAAATTTAAATTGTTCAGTTTTTGACCTTTGGGGCTGCTTAGGTCCTAATCCGAATACGGCGGATTCATGGTACGGTTTTCATAAATTTAAATCGGGATATAATCCGCAGTTGGTAGAATACATAGGAACTTTCGACTTTGTGTATAAGCCTTTTATGTACAAACTTTTTAATATTGCAAATAAAATCAGATGGATTATTTTAAAAAATAAACGCAGATAG
- a CDS encoding LysM peptidoglycan-binding domain-containing M23 family metallopeptidase produces MKAFKFLFLLFFFSASVLKAQISYPQIEKLNIDDYIFVQYCDDVAEARKALASAKTGNELPIRFYTYKANSEDTIIKIAARCSIPYDAIVTLNRIESVQTDIAGRVLILPTLPAVYLPENALSSIEKLIEALFRKNKTEPLKIKIYGPEEKREIFCFPGEIFDGTVRAFFFMPFYRFPLKDAVLTSGFGKRQDPFTGKASYHPGIDLAAPTGSPVMACAAGRVKEISYNKIYGNYIILTHTDGRASLYGHLSKVYASLNETVKSGTIIGAVGSTGMSTGPHLHFEIHEQGIPKNPADFVNTQK; encoded by the coding sequence ATGAAGGCTTTTAAATTTCTATTTTTGTTATTCTTTTTCTCGGCCTCAGTACTAAAGGCCCAAATCTCCTACCCTCAAATAGAAAAATTAAATATTGACGATTATATCTTTGTTCAATATTGTGATGATGTGGCAGAAGCCCGTAAAGCCTTGGCTTCAGCTAAAACAGGAAATGAACTGCCTATCAGATTTTATACGTACAAGGCGAACAGTGAAGACACCATAATAAAAATCGCAGCCCGCTGTTCTATTCCCTATGATGCAATCGTTACATTAAATAGAATTGAGTCTGTTCAAACAGATATTGCAGGACGGGTTCTGATTCTTCCGACATTACCGGCGGTTTATCTTCCTGAAAATGCCCTTTCAAGTATCGAAAAACTCATTGAGGCTCTTTTTAGAAAGAATAAAACGGAACCGTTAAAAATAAAAATATACGGCCCGGAAGAAAAACGGGAGATATTTTGTTTTCCGGGAGAAATTTTTGACGGAACGGTAAGAGCCTTTTTCTTTATGCCTTTTTACCGTTTTCCTCTTAAAGATGCCGTTCTAACTTCGGGCTTCGGAAAAAGGCAGGATCCCTTTACCGGCAAGGCAAGTTATCATCCGGGAATAGACCTTGCGGCTCCCACCGGAAGTCCTGTCATGGCCTGTGCCGCAGGCAGGGTAAAGGAAATATCTTATAACAAAATTTACGGCAACTATATTATTTTAACCCACACCGACGGAAGAGCCAGCCTATACGGCCATTTGAGCAAGGTTTATGCAAGCTTGAATGAAACCGTAAAATCGGGTACAATCATCGGTGCTGTGGGCTCTACCGGAATGTCTACGGGGCCTCATCTTCATTTTGAAATACATGAGCAAGGTATACCGAAAAATCCTGCCGATTTTGTAAACACACAAAAATAG
- a CDS encoding DUF362 domain-containing protein, translating into MAYKISNECTNCAACESECPVNAISEAGGKHVIDADTCISCGACAGVCPVEAISEE; encoded by the coding sequence ATGGCTTATAAAATTTCTAATGAGTGCACGAACTGTGCCGCGTGCGAAAGTGAATGCCCCGTAAACGCTATCAGCGAAGCCGGCGGCAAACACGTAATTGATGCTGATACCTGTATCAGCTGTGGTGCTTGTGCAGGCGTTTGCCCTGTTGAAGCAATCTCAGAGGAATAA
- a CDS encoding exodeoxyribonuclease III, whose translation MNSIISWNVNGIRAVEKKGFLDWLNTENPDVLCVQETKAAKAQLSKELTEPDLPNGKYFAYWASAKKTGYSGTAIFTKKEPLQIRTMGLKEFDDEGRVLVADFDKVSIISAYFPNSQDGGARLDYKLDFCAAILEFCDSIQEEGNNVILCGDYNIAHKPIDLANPKSNEKNPGYLPEERAWMDEFTSSGYTDTFRHFCKEPAKYTWWSYRFRAREKNIGWRLDYHCVNDSFLPKIKESLILDGVMGSDHCPVKLIY comes from the coding sequence ATGAATTCGATTATTTCATGGAATGTAAACGGCATCAGGGCCGTAGAAAAAAAAGGCTTTTTGGATTGGCTTAATACCGAAAATCCCGATGTGCTTTGCGTGCAGGAAACAAAGGCAGCAAAAGCTCAGCTTAGCAAGGAGCTTACCGAACCCGACCTGCCTAACGGAAAATATTTTGCCTATTGGGCTTCTGCAAAAAAAACAGGTTATTCGGGAACGGCTATATTTACAAAAAAAGAACCCCTCCAAATAAGAACAATGGGCTTAAAGGAATTCGATGATGAAGGAAGGGTTTTGGTTGCAGACTTTGACAAGGTTTCGATTATTTCGGCTTATTTTCCCAACTCGCAAGACGGAGGAGCCCGACTGGACTACAAGCTGGACTTTTGTGCCGCAATCCTCGAATTCTGCGATTCTATCCAAGAAGAAGGAAACAATGTAATTCTTTGCGGGGACTACAACATAGCCCACAAACCCATAGACCTTGCAAACCCTAAGAGTAACGAAAAAAATCCCGGCTACCTCCCTGAAGAAAGGGCATGGATGGACGAGTTTACCTCATCGGGTTATACCGACACTTTTAGGCATTTTTGCAAAGAGCCTGCAAAATACACATGGTGGAGCTACCGCTTTAGAGCCAGAGAAAAAAATATCGGTTGGAGGCTGGATTATCACTGTGTAAACGATTCCTTTTTACCTAAGATAAAAGAATCGCTTATTTTAGACGGAGTAATGGGATCGGATCATTGCCCCGTCAAGTTAATCTATTAG
- the map gene encoding type I methionyl aminopeptidase, whose protein sequence is MIIIKTEEQINGIRKSCKALAQLFEELKPVIKPGISTKELDDFCVSYIKKIGGVPAWYSEGFPGAACISINEEVIHGVPGKRIVKDGDLVSMDIGIDLGGYISDSCVTYPVGNVSKENLKLLEVTTKCLYAGIEACKAGKRVSDISKAVFNLASAHNYGVVYDYCGHGVGLGVHEDPSIPNVPERMRPNPRLRAGMVVAIEPMINMGTADVEVKNDGWTVVTADRSVSCHMEHTVAIFEDHTEILSQL, encoded by the coding sequence ATGATTATAATTAAAACGGAAGAACAAATTAACGGTATCAGAAAATCATGCAAGGCCCTTGCTCAACTCTTTGAAGAATTAAAACCCGTAATCAAGCCCGGAATTAGTACAAAAGAGCTGGATGATTTTTGTGTCAGTTACATAAAAAAAATCGGCGGCGTTCCCGCATGGTATTCCGAAGGCTTTCCGGGGGCTGCCTGTATTTCGATAAACGAAGAGGTTATTCACGGCGTTCCCGGCAAAAGGATAGTAAAAGACGGAGACCTTGTTTCGATGGATATAGGGATAGACTTAGGCGGCTACATCAGCGATTCTTGTGTAACCTACCCTGTCGGCAATGTTTCAAAAGAAAACCTCAAACTTTTAGAGGTTACCACTAAGTGCCTCTATGCAGGGATTGAAGCATGTAAGGCAGGCAAAAGAGTTTCCGATATTTCAAAGGCGGTCTTTAATTTGGCCAGTGCCCACAATTACGGGGTCGTTTATGATTATTGCGGACACGGCGTAGGTCTCGGAGTCCACGAAGACCCGAGTATTCCGAATGTACCCGAAAGAATGAGACCGAATCCCCGTCTAAGAGCCGGAATGGTAGTCGCAATAGAGCCTATGATTAACATGGGAACAGCCGATGTCGAGGTAAAAAATGACGGCTGGACTGTCGTAACGGCCGACAGGTCGGTTTCTTGCCACATGGAACACACGGTAGCCATCTTTGAAGACCACACCGAAATCTTATCGCAGTTATAG
- a CDS encoding DnaJ domain-containing protein produces the protein MKKKDDNYALLGISSEASIAEIKTAFRKKAKLHHPDLIQYKTGEEKEKSESAMRLLLNAYQNILKEKTNSENPFDYFDFFSKKNPAESFDYRLWLLKKTDYESRAKLIFFDLFHGLEQSAVEEYNKRRSEAGGFYLSKYFNREDFMDCGFVLAEELYFRGEYYESFLLLEEIFYLEKQKPYFKHFFPEVTDLIKSIISDKLHRYVEDELALDCYEAALELDFKKIDRANIFKRMSEIYYRFGDTYKASQYVNEAMKLSPKLRGIKIIQNQLENHYDYN, from the coding sequence ATGAAAAAAAAAGACGATAACTATGCTCTTTTAGGTATCTCCTCTGAGGCTTCGATTGCCGAGATAAAGACGGCTTTTAGAAAAAAAGCAAAACTCCATCATCCCGATTTGATTCAATATAAAACAGGAGAAGAAAAAGAAAAATCCGAGTCGGCGATGAGGCTTCTTTTAAATGCCTATCAAAACATCTTAAAAGAAAAAACTAACAGTGAAAACCCCTTTGATTATTTCGATTTTTTTTCAAAGAAAAATCCGGCCGAAAGTTTTGATTATCGGCTATGGCTTTTAAAAAAAACGGACTACGAAAGCCGTGCTAAGCTCATCTTCTTCGATCTTTTTCACGGATTGGAGCAATCTGCCGTAGAAGAATACAATAAAAGAAGAAGCGAGGCGGGAGGCTTCTACCTTTCAAAGTATTTTAATAGGGAAGATTTTATGGACTGCGGCTTTGTCCTTGCAGAAGAGCTTTATTTCCGCGGAGAGTATTATGAATCTTTTTTACTTTTAGAAGAAATCTTTTATTTGGAAAAACAAAAGCCGTACTTTAAACACTTTTTTCCCGAAGTTACCGACTTGATAAAATCCATCATAAGCGATAAACTGCATAGATACGTTGAAGACGAGCTTGCCCTAGACTGTTATGAAGCGGCTTTGGAATTGGATTTTAAAAAGATAGATAGGGCTAACATTTTTAAGCGTATGTCCGAAATATATTATAGGTTTGGCGACACATATAAAGCTTCACAATATGTCAATGAGGCAATGAAGCTTAGTCCAAAATTAAGAGGAATTAAAATTATTCAAAATCAACTGGAGAATCATTATGATTATAATTAA
- a CDS encoding glutathione peroxidase, translating into MGIYNYTVKDSLGNDFSFKDYKDYVILIVNTACEUGLTPHFQGLEALYKEYKDKKFLVAAFPCNQFGGQDPGTNEEIRNFAQSKYGVSFPIMAKIEVNGENTEPLFSFLKKASNGEDIKWNFAKFLVDKTGEKVTAYAPTVAPEDLKKDIEKLLN; encoded by the coding sequence ATGGGAATTTATAATTACACAGTTAAAGACAGCTTGGGAAATGACTTTTCTTTTAAGGATTACAAAGATTATGTTATTTTAATCGTGAACACGGCTTGTGAGTGAGGTCTTACTCCTCACTTCCAAGGTTTGGAAGCATTATACAAAGAATACAAGGATAAAAAGTTTCTTGTTGCAGCTTTTCCATGTAATCAATTCGGCGGTCAAGATCCGGGCACAAACGAAGAAATCAGAAATTTTGCTCAAAGCAAGTATGGGGTTTCTTTCCCCATAATGGCAAAGATTGAAGTAAACGGAGAAAATACCGAACCTCTTTTTTCTTTTTTAAAAAAAGCTTCAAACGGTGAAGACATAAAATGGAATTTTGCCAAATTTTTAGTCGATAAAACGGGAGAAAAGGTTACCGCCTATGCTCCGACTGTTGCACCTGAAGACCTAAAAAAAGATATTGAAAAACTATTGAATTAG